The Kineococcus radiotolerans SRS30216 = ATCC BAA-149 genomic interval GGCGGGGCAGCCCCGAGCGCCGCGCCTGCTCCTCGTGGGTCACGACGAGGACGTCGACGGCTCCCGCCCCGCGGACCACGCCGTCCCCGACGCTGCGCCGGAACAGCGAGGCGAGGCGGCGGTGCCGGCTCGCCCCGACGACGATCTGCGAGGCGTTGACCCCGCGGGCGAACTCCAGCAGCGACGTCGCGACGTCGTCGCCCACCACCTGGTGGTAGGTGCCGCCGAGGGTCTCGACGAGCTCGCGCTGCTCGGCCAGCCGCACCGGCGAGGTGCGCAGCAGGCCGTCGCCGCGGGCGACGTGGACGGCGTGCAGCTCGCCGCCCGCGCCGCGCCCGGCCAGGCGGGCCGCGCGCCGGACGAGGGTGGCCCCCTCGGCCCCGCCGGTGAGGGCGACGACGACGCGCTCGCGGGCGGGCCAGGTCGCGTCGATGCCCTGCTGGGCCCGGTAGCGCTCCAGCCCCTCGTCGACGCGGTCGGCCAGCCACAGCAGGGCCAGTTCCCGCAGCGCGGTGAGGTTGCCGGTGCGGAAGTAGTTCGACAGGGCCGCGTCGACGCGGTCACCGGCGTAGACGTTGCCGTGGGAGATCCTGCGCTGCAACGCCTCCGGCGTCATGTCGACGAGCTGCACCTGGTCCGCGGAGCGGAGGACGGCGTCGGGGACGGTCTCGCGCTGCTCGATGCCGGTGATGTGCTCGACGACGTCGTTGAGGGACTCCAGGTGCTGGATGTTCACCGTCGAGACGACGTCGACGCCCGCGGCGAGGATCTCCTCGACGTCCTGCCATCGCTTGGGGTGCTTCGAGCCGGGGGCGTTGGTGTGGGCGAGCTCGTCGACGACGACGACCTCGGGCCGGCGCCGCAGGACGGCCTCGACGTCGAGCTCGGCGACGGCGAGGCCGCGGTGCTCGACGGTGCGCCGCGGCAGGACCTCCAGCCCCGCCAGCAGGGCCTCGGTCCGCTCGCGGCCGTGGCACTCGACGAGCCCCACGACGACGTCGGTCCCCCGCCGGCGGCGGCGGTGCGCCTCGTCGAGGGCGGCGAAGGTCTTGCCGACGCCGGGGGCGGCGCCGAGGAAGACCCGCAGCCGCCCCCGCCTCTTCTCGTCGCGGCGGGGCTCCACCCGCCCAGTCTGCGGCACCGTCAGGGGGCCGCGGACCGCAGCGCGAGGTTCAGCTCCAGCACGTTCACCGTCGGCTCGCCGAGGAACCCCAGGGCGCGCCCGCGGGTGTGCTCGGCGACGAGGGCGGCGACCCGCTGCTCGCTCAGCCCGCGGGCCGCGGCGACCCGCGCGACCTGCCGGCGGGCGTTCTCCGGGGAGACGTGGGGGTCCAGGCCCGACCCGGAGGCCGTCAGCGCGTCGGGGGCCACGTCGACGGGCGCGGTGCCGTCGGCGGCGGCGACCGCGGCGCGCCGCTCCTCGACGGCCTTCAGCAGGTCGGTGCTCTCCGGGCCGAGGTTCGAGGCGCCGCTGGCGGTGGGGTCGTACCCGTCGCCGGCCGCGGAGGGGCGCGGCTGGAACCACTGCTCGCCGGGGAACTCCTGCCCGATGAGCCGGGAGCCGACGGGCTGCCCGTCGACGGCGACGACCTGCCCGTCGGCGCGGGCGGGGACGAGCCGCCCCACGGCGAACACCGCGAGCGGGTAGACCAGCCCGAGGCCGGCGGTGGCGACGAGCAGCAGCAGCAGGCCGGTGCGGGCCTGGCGGAGGAGGTTGGTCAGCGCGAGGGACACGGGATCAGCCGATTCCTGGGATCTGGGAGACGAGCAGGTCGACGAGCTTGATGCCCAGGAACGGCACGGCGACGCCGCCGAGGCCGTACACGAGCAGGTTGCGGCGCAGCAGGGCCGCGGCGCCGGAGGGCCGGTAGCGCACCCCGCGCAGGGCGAGGGGGATGAGCGCCACGATGACGAGGGCGTTGAAGACGACCGCGGAGACGATCGCGGACTCCGGCGTGGCCAGCCGCATGACGTTGAGCGCGCCGAGCTGCGGGAACGTGGTGACGAACATCGCCGGGAGGATGGCGAAGTACTTCGCGACGTCGTTGGCGATGGAGAACGTGGTGAGCGCGCCGCGGGTGATGAGCAGCTGCTTGCCGATCTCGACGATCTCGATGAGCTTCGTCGGGTCGGAGTCCAGGTCGACCATGTTCCCGGCCTCCTTGGCGGCCGAGGTGCCGGTGTTCATCGCGACCCCGACGTCGGCCTGGGCCAGGGCGGGGGCGTCGTTGGTGCCGTCGCCCATCATCGCCACCAGGCGCCCGCCGGACTGCTCGCGGCGGATGAGGTCCAGCTTGTCCTCCGGCGTGGCCTCGGCGAGCACGTCGTCGACCCCGGCCTCGGCGGCGATGGCGGCGGCGGTGCGGGCGTTGTCGCCGGTGACCATGACGGTGCGGATCCCCATGGCCCGCAGCTGCGCGAAGCGTTCGCGCATCCCCTCCTTGACGACGTCCTTGAGGTGGACGACGCCGAGGACGCGGGCCCGCGACCCGGAACCCGTCGTGACGTCCTCCGCCACGACCAGCGGGGTCCCGCCGACGGTGGAGATGTCCTCCACGGCCCGCTCGACCTCGCGGGGGACGTCGCCGCCGAGCCCTCGGACCCAGTGCGCCGTCGCCGCGGCGGCCCCCTTGCGGATCCGCCGCTCCCCCCGGCCGGTGGTCAGGTCGACCCCGGACATGCGGGTCTGGGCGGTGAACGGGACGGGCGTGGCGCCGAGGTCCGCGGGGTGGGCGGCCACCCCCTGGCGCTCCTCCACGAGGACCACGATCGAGCGGCCCTCGGGGGTGGTGTCGGCGAGGCTGGAGAGCCGGGCGGCGTCGGCGAGCTCGGCGGGGTCCACGCCCGGGGCGGGGACGAGCTCGTGGGCCTGCCGGTTGCCGAGGGTGATGGTGCCGGTCTTGTCCAGCAGCAGGGTCCCCACGTCGCCGGCGGCCTCGACGGCGCGTCCCGACATCGCCAGGACGTTGCGCTGCACCAGGCGGTCCATGCCGGCGATGCCGATGGCCGAGAGCAGCGCCCCGATGGTGGTGGGGATGAGGCAGACCAGCAGGGCGACCAGCACGACCAGCGGCTGGGGGCGCCCGGAGTAGACCGCCATCGGCTGCAGGGTCACGACGGCGAGCAGGAACACCAGGGTCAGGCCGGACAGCAGGATGTTCAGCGCGATCTCGTTGGGGGTGCGCTGGCGGGCGGAGCCCTCGACGAGGGCGATCATCCGGTCCACGAAGCTCTCACCCGGTTTGGCCGTGACCCGCACGACGATCCGGTCGGAGAGGACGGTGGTGCCGCCGGTGACGGCGCTGCGGTCGCCGCCGGACTCGCGGACGACGGGAGCGGACTCCCCGGTGATGGCCGACTCGTCGACGCTGGCGACGCCCTCGACGACGT includes:
- the kdpC gene encoding potassium-transporting ATPase subunit KdpC; this translates as MSLALTNLLRQARTGLLLLLVATAGLGLVYPLAVFAVGRLVPARADGQVVAVDGQPVGSRLIGQEFPGEQWFQPRPSAAGDGYDPTASGASNLGPESTDLLKAVEERRAAVAAADGTAPVDVAPDALTASGSGLDPHVSPENARRQVARVAAARGLSEQRVAALVAEHTRGRALGFLGEPTVNVLELNLALRSAAP
- the kdpB gene encoding potassium-transporting ATPase subunit KdpB, yielding MSTLTEKPLPPDTAAPEPHRVPGGAFSPRQLVAAVPGAFRKLDPRHLVRTPVMFVVALGAVLTTALAVTDPSVFAWVIVAWLWITVLFANLAEAVAEGRGRAQAASLRRVSAETVARRLTEGREERVASSRLRVGDLVVVEAGETVPGDGDVVEGVASVDESAITGESAPVVRESGGDRSAVTGGTTVLSDRIVVRVTAKPGESFVDRMIALVEGSARQRTPNEIALNILLSGLTLVFLLAVVTLQPMAVYSGRPQPLVVLVALLVCLIPTTIGALLSAIGIAGMDRLVQRNVLAMSGRAVEAAGDVGTLLLDKTGTITLGNRQAHELVPAPGVDPAELADAARLSSLADTTPEGRSIVVLVEERQGVAAHPADLGATPVPFTAQTRMSGVDLTTGRGERRIRKGAAAATAHWVRGLGGDVPREVERAVEDISTVGGTPLVVAEDVTTGSGSRARVLGVVHLKDVVKEGMRERFAQLRAMGIRTVMVTGDNARTAAAIAAEAGVDDVLAEATPEDKLDLIRREQSGGRLVAMMGDGTNDAPALAQADVGVAMNTGTSAAKEAGNMVDLDSDPTKLIEIVEIGKQLLITRGALTTFSIANDVAKYFAILPAMFVTTFPQLGALNVMRLATPESAIVSAVVFNALVIVALIPLALRGVRYRPSGAAALLRRNLLVYGLGGVAVPFLGIKLVDLLVSQIPGIG